A single Cyclopterus lumpus isolate fCycLum1 chromosome 1, fCycLum1.pri, whole genome shotgun sequence DNA region contains:
- the mettl14 gene encoding N6-adenosine-methyltransferase non-catalytic subunit — MNSRLQEIRERQKLRRQLLAQQLGAESADSIGAVLNSKDELKEIEETRETCRASFDSSAAPSKRKAQEGEDTEEDVEEQKDEVEVQQLDESNPYEEVYKDSSTFLKGTQSLNPHNDYCQHFVDTGHRPQNFIRDVGLADRFEEYPKLRELIRLKDELISTTNTPPMYLQADPMHFDLQDLKCEFDVILLEPPLEEYYRESGISNTERFWTWDDIMKLEIEEISSLRSFVFLWCGSGEGLDLGRMCLRKWGFRRCEDICWIKTNKNNPGKTKALDPKAVFQRTKEHCLMGIKGTVRRSTDGDFIHANVDIDLIITEEPEMGNVEKPVEIFHIIEHFCLGRRRLHLFGRDSTIRPGWLTVGPTLTNTNFNPETYASHFVNSHLSGCTEDIERLRPKSPPAKLKSERGGGAARGGRGGPNAGRGGDRGRERNRPNFRGDRGGFRGRGGPHRGFPPR, encoded by the exons ATGAACAGTCGACTGCAAGAGATTCGCGAGCGACAAAAACTTAGGCGGCAGCTTTTAGCTCAACAG TTGGGAGCTGAAAGCGCAGACAGCATCGGAGCTGTGCTAAACAGTAAAGATGAACTGAAGGAGatagaggagacaagagaaacaTGCAG AGCTTCATTTGACAGTTCAGCGGCACCATCCAAAAGAAAGGCTCAGGagggagaggacacagaggaagaTGTGGAAGAACAAAAG gatgaggtggaggtgcagcagCTGGATGAAAGCAACCCATATGAGGAAGTGTACAAGGACTCAAGTACTTTTCTTAAG GGTACCCAGAGTTTGAACCCTCACAATGACTACTGTCAGCACTTTGTTGACACAGGGCACAGGCCACAAAACTTCATCAGAGACGTTg GCTTGGCGGATCGATTTGAAGAATACCCAAAGCTTCGAGAGCTGATCAGACTGAAGGATGAGCTcatctccaccaccaacacccctccaat gtaCCTTCAGGCTGATCCAATGCACTTTGACCTGCAAGATTTGAAGTGCGAGTTTGATGTCATTCTGCTTGAGCCTCCCTTAGAGGAATACTACAGAGAATCAGGCATCAGCAACACTGAACGTTTCTGGACGTGGGAtgat ATCATGAAATTGGAAATTGAGGAGATATCTTCTCTCCGTTCCTTCGTCTTTCTCTGGTGCGGCTCTGGTGAAGGCCTGGACTTGGGCAGAATG tgtttgaGGAAGTGGGGCTTTAGGCGGTGTGAGGATATCTGTTGGATCAAGACCAACAAGAACAACCCAGGCAAAACCAAGGCACTGGACCCAAAAGCAGTATTCCAGAGGACCAAG GAACACTGCCTAATGGGAATCAAAGGAACAGTGCGTAGGAGTACCGACGGCGACTTCATCCATGCCAACGTGGACATTGACTTGATCATCACTGAGGAGCCTGAGATGGGAAATGTAGAGAAGCCTGTAGAGATCTTCCACATAATTGAGCATTTCTGTCTGGGCCGCAGGAGGTTGCACTTGTTTGGACGAGACTCGACCATCAGACCAG GCTGGCTGACCGTGGGTCCTACTTTGACAAACACTAACTTTAACCCAGAGACCTACGCCTCGCATTTTGTCAATTCCCACCTATCTGGCTGCACAGAGGATATAGAGAGGCTGCGGCCGAAGTCTCCCCCCGCTAAGCTGAAGTCGGAACGTGGTGGTGGAGCAGCCAGAGGGGGGCGTGGTGGGCCCAATGCAGGAAGAGGCGGAGACAGAGGCCGTGAAAGAAATCGGCCAAATTTCCGTGGGGACAGGGGAGGGTTCAGGGGCCGGGGAGGGCCACATCGAGGCTTTCCACCTCGCTAG
- the LOC117728568 gene encoding uncharacterized protein LOC117728568 — MPPAPATMEPKIELGFKLQQNFTSQLTNKSSAEFKQLSDNVTTALNTIYSEKYGAAFNRTFIKGFRYSQGSVVVDAVLIFNNGTTLPNASSVAKTLETASSSSKFSLSVNTSSITASGPVNVTTSPPVSTMPPAPPTMEPKIELGFKLQQNFTSQLTNKSSAEFKQLSDNVTTALNTIYSEKYGAAFNRTFIKGFRQGSVVVDAVLIFNNGTTLPNASSVAKTLETASSSSKFSLSVNTSSITASGPVNVTTSPPVSTMPPAPATMEPKIELGFKLQQNFTSQLTNKSSAEFKQLSDNVTTALNTIYSEKYGAAFNRTFIKGFRYSQGSVVVDAVLIFNNGTTLPNASSVAKTLETASSSSKFSLSVNTSSITASGPVNVTTSPPVSTMPPAPATMEPKIELGFKLQQNFTSQLTNKSSAEFKQLSDNVTTALNTIYSEKYGACLQSNFHQRLPV, encoded by the exons ATGCCACCAG CTCCAGCAACAATGGAGCCAAAAATTGAGCTGGGATTTAAGTTGCAGCAAAACTTTACATCACAACTTACAAACAAATCCTCAGCGGAGTTCAAGCAATTAAGTGACAACGTTACCACGGCG CTCAACACAATCTATTCAGAGAAATATGGAGCTGCCTTCAATCGAACTTTCATCAAAGGCTTCCG TTACAGTCAAGGATCCGTTGTTGTCGATGCTGTTCTGATATTCAATAATGGGACTACACTGCCTAATGCCAGTTCTGTGGCGAAAACTTTGGAGACTGCTTCGTCCAGCTCAAAGTTTTCCCTCAGTGTCAACACATCTTCTATTACTGCATCTG GACCAGTAAATGTAACCACATCGCCACCAGTCTCCACAATGCCACCAG CTCCACCAACAATGGAGCCAAAAATTGAGCTGGGATTTAAGTTGCAGCAAAACTTTACATCACAACTTACAAACAAATCCTCAGCGGAGTTCAAGCAATTAAGTGACAACGTTACCACGGCG CTCAACACAATCTATTCAGAGAAATATGGAGCTGCCTTCAATCGAACTTTCATCAAAGGCTTCCG TCAAGGATCCGTTGTTGTCGATGCTGTTCTGATATTCAATAATGGGACTACACTGCCTAATGCCAGTTCTGTGGCGAAAACTTTGGAGACTGCTTCGTCCAGCTCAAAGTTTTCCCTCAGTGTCAACACATCTTCTATTACTGCATCTG GACCAGTAAATGTAACCACATCGCCACCAGTCTCCACAATGCCACCAG CTCCAGCAACAATGGAGCCAAAAATTGAGCTGGGATTTAAGTTGCAGCAAAACTTTACATCACAACTTACAAACAAATCCTCAGCGGAGTTCAAGCAATTAAGTGACAACGTTACCACGGCG CTCAACACAATCTATTCAGAGAAATATGGAGCTGCCTTCAATCGAACTTTCATCAAAGGCTTCCG TTACAGTCAAGGATCCGTTGTTGTCGATGCTGTTCTGATATTCAATAATGGGACTACACTGCCTAATGCCAGTTCTGTGGCGAAAACTTTGGAGACTGCTTCGTCCAGCTCAAAGTTTTCCCTCAGTGTCAACACATCTTCTATTACTGCATCTG GACCAGTAAATGTAACCACATCGCCACCAGTCTCCACAATGCCACCAG CTCCAGCAACAATGGAGCCAAAAATTGAGCTGGGATTTAAGTTGCAGCAAAACTTTACATCACAACTTACAAACAAATCCTCAGCGGAGTTCAAGCAATTAAGTGACAACGTTACCACGGCG CTCAACACAATCTATTCAGAGAAATATGGAGCCTGCCTTCAATCGAACTTTCATCAAAGGCTTCCGGTATGA